One window from the genome of Salvia splendens isolate huo1 chromosome 9, SspV2, whole genome shotgun sequence encodes:
- the LOC121748167 gene encoding ABC transporter I family member 17-like, whose translation MEAAFEVDGGGERLLGLVDGHSPEMKIEVRDLTRVSDKGVRILNKLNLDIPKGLIMGVIGPSGSGKSTFLRSLNRLWEPASATVFLDGVDICHLDVLSLRRKVGMLFQLPVLFEGTVADNVRYGPQLKGTKLNDNEVYKLLALSDLDSSFYSKSGGELSVGQAQRVALARTLANEPEVLLLDEPTSALDPISTENIENALVRLKKEQEMTIVIVSHSIKQIQRIADVVCLVVDGEIVEILKPDRLSEAKHPMAQRFLQLSS comes from the exons ATGGAAGCAGCTTTTGAAG TGGATGGAGGAGGAGAGCGCCTGCTAGGTTTGGTAGATGGGCATTCTCCTGAAATGAAAATAGAGGTGAGGGATCTGACAAGGGTTTCTGACAAGGGTGTAAGAATACTGAACAAACTCAACCTAGACATTCCCAAAGGACTGATCATGGGGGTGATCGGGCCGAGTGGCAGCGGGAAATCCACATTTCTTCGCAGCCTCAACCGGTTATGGGAGCCCGCCTCTGCTACAGTGTTCTTGGATGGTGTGGATATCTGTCACCTTGATGTTCTCAGCCTTCGCCGAAAAGTTGGTATGCTGTTCCAGCTTCCTGTGCTGTTTGAAG GAACTGTTGCAGACAACGTGCGTTATGGACCACAGTTAAAGGGAACCAAACTAAATGACAATGAGGTATACAAGTTATTGGCTCTTTCAGATCTCGATTCCTCTTTCTACAGCAAGTCTGGCGGAGAGCTATCTGTTGGTCAGGCGCAAAGGGTTGCTCTTGCAAGAACCTTAGCTAATGAACCGGAG GTTTTGCTGCTTGACGAGCCAACGAGCGCATTGGATCCGATATCAACCGAGAACATAGAAAATGCTCTGGTGAGGCTGAAGAAAGAACAGGAAATGACAATCGTTATAGTGTCTCACAGCATCAAACAAATACAGAGGATTGCCGATGTGGTGTGCCTTGTTGTAGATGGGGAGATTGTTGAAATATTGAAACCTGATCGCCTCTCCGAGGCTAAGCATCCCATGGCACAAAGGTTCTTGCAGCTTAGCTCTTAG
- the LOC121749173 gene encoding circumsporozoite protein-like — MPDNTIVNTRPRPYSRGVAALFATGVPPAVVAPPTSDDGPSAPGAIAETGAFAVGAVAGDADGLEGTGAGTFEGKGALLGVGVVAAATGAVLAFGVAVDGRGAALLGVGGARAGTVAALGVGGSVDGIGSKLASGGGIGREGNVVGGGVAAAVAGGGGVPATVARRGGVAAAVAKAGGVATVAAGGDVAGGEDVLEPSIP, encoded by the coding sequence ATGCCGGACAACACCATTGTAAACACGAGACCAAGGCCGTACTCAAGAGGTGTGGCCGCGCTCTTCGCTACTGGTGTACCTCCGGCTGTAGTTGCTCCTCCAACCTCTGATGACGGTCCCTCTGCACCTGGAGCCATAGCTGAAACAGGGGCGTTTGCCGTTGGTGCTGTGGCTGGTGATGCGGATGGCCTGGAAGGAACTGGTGCTGGGACTTTTGAAGGTAAAGGGGCCTTGCTCGGCGTTGGTGTGGTTGCAGCTGCGACAGGAGCAGTGCTCGCCTTTGGCGTGGCTGTAGATGGAAGGGGAGCAGCATTGCTTGGTGTTGGTGGAGCCAGGGCTGGGACAGTGGCTGCGCTTGGTGTTGGTGGAAGCGTTGATGGGATCGGAAGCAAGCTTGCTAGTGGTGGCGGTATCGGTAGAGAAGGTAATGTGGTTGGCGGAGGGGTTGCAGCGGCGGTGGCTGGAGGTGGAGGGGTTCCAGCAACGGTGGCTAGAAGAGGAGGGGTTGCAGCGGCCGTGGCTAAAGCAGGAGGGGTTGCAACGGTGGCGGCGGGAGGGGATGTGGCCGGCGGAGAGGATGTTTTGGAGCCATCAATCCCCTGA
- the LOC121749174 gene encoding fasciclin-like arabinogalactan protein 14, translated as MSVVPSFLILSLLLLIHRSNGFDITQILNQYPDFSNFNSYLTQTNLASAINSRNTITVLVVDNANLASLSSKSPEAIKNILSVHIILDYYDVAKLQQLAATSPLPTTLFQSTGLALGQQGFLNVTHPSAASVTFGSAMPGSTQSSTLVKSVTSEPYSISILQISSPIIPQGIDAVKTSAPAATTAATAAATPPPPAPATANATTTTPPPANATATATPPPPAPATANATTTTPPPANATATATPPPPAPATANATTTTTPPPANATATATPPPANTTVTAPPTPAPPTKAAPPTKAAAPTKAAAPTKAAAPTKAAAPTKAAAPTKAAAPTVAATPSAAPGSASSPAASADDTPASDETASSEPASKGAAAALEIGVAVVCTMALSTLHLASTI; from the coding sequence ATGAGTGTTGTTCCCTCATTTCTGATCTTGTCTCTCCTTCTGTTGATCCATAGAAGCAATGGGTTTGACATCACCCAAATCCTCAACCAATACCCGGATTTCAGCAACTTCAACAGCTACCTCACACAGACCAACCTAGCGAGCGCCATCAACAGCCGCAACACGATCACCGTCCTTGTCGTGGACAACGCCAACCTTGCCTCCCTTTCCAGCAAATCACCCGAAGCCATCAAGAACATCCTCAGCGTACACATCATCCTCGATTACTACGATGTCGCCAAGCTCCAACAGCTCGCGGCCACCTCACCCCTCCCCACCACCTTGTTCCAGAGCACTGGCCTCGCTCTAGGCCAGCAAGGCTTCTTGAACGTCACTCACCCGAGCGCAGCCAGCGTTACATTCGGCTCTGCCATGCCTGGCTCCACCCAAAGCTCCACCCTTGTCAAGTCTGTCACCTCAGAGCCTTACAGCATATCAATCCTCCAAATCAGCAGTCCCATCATTCCCCAAGGCATTGATGCTGTCAAAACCTCAGCCCCCGCCGCTACCACTGCCGCCACGGCCGCGGCCACTCCCCCACCCCCAGCACCTGCCACAGCCaacgccaccaccaccactcccCCACCCGCCAATGCCACTGCCACAGCCACTCCTCCACCCCCAGCACCCGCCACTGCCaacgccaccaccaccactcccCCACCCGCCAATGCCACGGCCACAGCCACTCCTCCACCCCCAGCACCCGCCACTGCCaacgccaccaccaccaccactcccCCACCCGCCAATGCCACGGCCACAGCCACTCCTCCACCCGCCAATACTACGGTCACGGCCCCACCAACACCAGCCCCCCCAACCAAGGCAGCCCCTCCCACCAAGGCTGCTGCCCCAACCAAGGCTGCTGCCCCAACTAAGGCTGCTGCGCCAACAAAGGCGGCTGCTCCAACTAAGGCGGCTGCGCCAACCAAGGCTGCTGCCCCAACCGTGGCCGCCACTCCATCTGCTGCCCCCGGCTCTGCCTCGTCCCCTGCTGCATCGGCCGATGATACTCCAGCATCAGACGAAACGGCTTCGAGCGAACCTGCATCCAAGGGTGCAGCAGCGGCGCTCGAAATTGGCGTGGCTGTGGTATGCACAATGGCGTTGTCCACTCTCCACCTAGCATCAACAATTTGA